The Salmo salar chromosome ssa06, Ssal_v3.1, whole genome shotgun sequence sequence TCAATTAGGGATGTGTGGTTTGCACACACAGCAAAAAAGGCTGTAAATGATCTCACATAACAGGCTTATCATGTGTACATACCACCTAAGCAGTTTTGTTAAGCATACATTGAGAGAACACAACAAACGGAATCTCTCCATGTTCTCTCTGGAGGCTGTGCTGAGTGATATTCAAGCCAGAATCAACCAACCTGTCTGCTGCTTCTATGGGTTCACTTACACAGGATCTTGGAGGCGGGCGCCAAATGGGTCGATGTTGTGTAGCCTATGACGTCATAACCGTAGCAAGCTCAGTGGTTTTGACAGCCAATAAAACGAGCTGAAAGCACTCTATTCCTCGACAATCAAACCCGTACATAACCAAGTAATGTTCAAGACTGGACAAAGTACAGCATGTCGGTGACCAATTCAAGAACATAGGCGACTTTATAGAGACCGCGAGGGACAAGAATGCCGTCGGGTATACTGTTTGTGGACATACATTCTTACTGGTACATTTTTGCTATGGTTCATTCGCTCTGCAAATAAGATGAATTATTTAGTAAACAAACCTTCAGGACGTTTTCCAGTGCGTAAATACAGCGCGTTCACTCGTGAATTAGGAAACATTTGCATGAAGGATAATTTATATATTAGATGTTCATCAGTCTACTCCGTTTTTGGAACAAATTGTTATAGCATAAGTAATTGATATTCCTGTGAAATGGCATCATTTAATGCGGTACTGTACTATATTCATTGTATGTAGCCTAACATTGTATGACGACGGTTACATTATTAGCCTACAGTAAGTGCTGCAGAGCGCGCTGCATTTTCTGGCATTGTAGATAATTACAACATTGAAGTGTCCGTCTCTTGGGTTTGTTTACAGGCTTGTACCCGAATTATCCTCACTTTACAGATCCCATGTATTGGGTGATAGTGTTCTAGGAACCCTCTGTTGACAGCACGGAACATTGAAGGTCAGTACAGTATGTTCCTTTCCTTCACTTTTAACTGATTCCTTGCAGCTTCAAACATATCAGCATCGCATGACTTTTAGGCTGACGTTGAAACTGTCCTGATATTAAGAtatcagtttattttgtatgctGTTGACTCATCGTGTGTGTTACTTGCTCTTTATTACATTTCCCAATGCAATGTCCTGCAGCTGCACAGGTACAGAACATCGCCCCTAATCACTTACACGATAATGTGACTTTAGATTATGGCATTTCAAATGGTAAAAAAATCAGTGTTGTAGTACTCTAGTCCAGGACCGGACGTGACTCGGAGTCGACCAGTAGTGTCTGAAAATCTCTCTTTGTTGCATAATTTAACATACTAGCAACAACAGCAAATGTTAGAGAGCTAAATTATCAAGATATCCTTACAATGTAACAACATTTAGTATATTAAAACAATTATTGGATGGCAGCTTAGCATTGCAAGCACTGACTCGTGACTATAAAGGACTCGGACTTCAAGACTTGGGACTTACTCAGACTTAATGTGATTTCAGGGGTATAAATGTGTTTGATGTTTTAGTACACATGTTGGCTGGCTACCAAGCAGAAATGCAACCCATGCTGATATTGGCACAATTATTTTTTCTCATTCCACCTCTAATCTTTCTAATTCAGGTCCATTGAAAAAAAACGTTTCtctaaatgtttgtattttgttTGTCTTTTCCTCTTCAATCTGTACTTTTTTTACTCTgcttccatcctctcctcctccctggcctATTATACACAAATTCTTCCCAGAACCCCTACCTTGTGTGTTTTCCAACCTGCCTCATCGTGAACGAGGGACCAAAAGGTGCAAAAGAGGGATTTTGGTGCCACTCATCTCAGTAAGAGGCTGTGTCAAAGCCAGCCAGTCATGAACTGCTTTGGCTCTCCCCCAGGCGAGGACGTTCCCCCACGTTCCAGACGCTCCGCAAACAACATGGCCGCCAACTCAGCAACACCCCCCTCTGACAGGCGCTTCCTCATCTTCTTCGACTTTGACGAGACCATTGTAAATGAGAgcagtgatgatgtggtggtgCAGGCGGCCCCAGGGCAGAACCTCCCTGCCTGGCTGAAGGACACCTACCGACCGGGCCACTACAACGAGTACATGCAGCGGGTGCTGGCCTACATGGCAGAGAAGGGCGTGACAGAGAGCGCCATCCGCTCCGTCATCGAGAAGATCCCTGCCTCTCCCGGCATGCAGGCCCTGTTCCAGTTCCTCCGCAACCGCCCCCCGCAGGACTTTGAGGTGGTTCTGGTGTCTGATGCCAACACCTTCTTCATCGAGTCCTGGCTCCGCCGCGTTGGGGCCCGCCAACTCTTCGTCAAGATCTTCACCAACCCTGCCACCTTCGACAAGGATGGCCGGCTGGTGCTGCGCCCCTTCCACTCCCACAGCTGCCTGCGCTGCCCGGAGAACATGTGCAAGCAGGTGATCTTGAGGGACTATGTGATGCGGCGGACGCAGGAGCGTGGGCGGCCGTTCCAGAGGGTATTCTATGTGGGCGATGGAGCCAACGACTTCTGCCCGTCTCTGATCCTAGGCCCCCGGGACACGGCGTTTGCCCGGCGGGACTACCCCATGCACCGGCTGATCACTGAGATCCACGAGGCAAGGCCGGGGGAGTTCAAGGCTGTTACTGTGCCCTGGGCCAGTGGGGATGATGTGGTGGAGCGACTCAGGAAGCACGCAGAGGAGAAATGATGAAGCTAGGGGGCGGGGAGAGTACACCGCctgctcacacacatacacaaatactcagacacacacacacacacggcaaatCACATTCCCAGATCAAATACCCACAAaaccacatactgacacacagtGAAAAACCACTCTACTCTCAAGAATAGAGCATGCCAATTGAACAGGCTTTTGATATATTGCCTGCACCAGTGTCACACTTCCGCTCAGTCCATCTGTCTTACTCGGACGCAGCCATAGAGCTAGAGATACTGTAGTCTTTCAGTCCACCTCCTTACACTCTAGGCTTAAAGTCAATCAGAAACACCAACCCAGGAAAAGCATCCACTCTGTCAGTTATTACAGAGACCTATGCCTTAGTTGATATCCTACCAATCAGGGCAGTATTGTCAATCTTTTAGAGGGATTGATCCTCTTACGCTGGACTGAGAGGGAAAAGGAACAAACATACATCATTGACTGAATAGGGTGTTCTGCAGTGATACATTTAGGACTGATGTATTACCTATATTCCTTTGTTGACACTAAGCTTTATTGGTTTAATACAGTTTTCTTCAATTGCTAATAAGCATCGGTCAATACTGAagccactttttcaaaactcttcacacagtctgcattaCCAACATGCATCTTGGCCAAACAGTTAATCTCACCTCAAACAAAATAATCTTGTTTGACCATAACGCTGGCAACAATTGTCACTCATAACACACTGACAGGGAGCATTACATAAATGAACTTCTCTTTGAAGTTAAATGATTTTCCACAATCAGTATTTCATTATATAATAACACCTTACTTtattgactgtactaaagtatatTTAACAAGAATGAATCAGAAATGCAGCAATTTGCTTCAATAGCCTTTTTTTCCCTATGTCTTCACATATAGTAATTTACTTGTGAAAAATAAAGTTGAAGCAAAAAACAAGTTCCTGAAATTCCAGGgctgcaataataataatacattttaagaagtatagtataatcactcatactgtacagtactgtgagggttctagttctccctctctcctgcattTGGCCACAAGTTCTCAACATCACATCTTATGTCTTCTCTGGCAATGCATCTTGGAAAGTATCTTCTGGAATGTCTAATCCAACCCTTGCAGTCTTCAGGAGAAGAGTCTCCACACCCCGCGTTCATGGCATCCAGTAAGGACATCTGGtcatgtggatggtggtcataaaccttccacctccacaCAGAGGAAAACTCCTCTATGGGGTTTAGGAAGGGGGAGTATGGAGGTAGGAATAGTAATAGATTCATCCAGAAAATAAATGAGCCTCTGTATTGTAGGGGCCAATGAgtggtttgtgtaacagcaaacCATCATTGGGCAGTGCTGCACACATTGATGTTAGCTCCTCTCTGGCCTGGAACATCCACGGTTGCTGTCTGTCCAATCACATTTCTTCCCCCTGCGGCATGCTTTTGCCAGATTGAATCCAGCTTCATCCACAAAGATTAATGTATGTGCAGTTTGCCTGGCTTCCATCTCCATTAATCTTAACTACAGTAAATCCACAGTTTTACAGTACTTTACATTATGCATAGCTGTGCATGTACCCTGTTTGGTTATTGAACAGACATCTTACCTGGACATACTGATACCGGAGTTCTTTCACATGTTCACAGTTTCTCTCAAAGGGTacagtgtacaactgcttcatcctTATTTTATGTTTCTCTTGGACTCCGGCAATTGTCGTTGTGCTGACCGTATTCACATTCCCAAAAGTAATATTGTCTGCCAGCACTCTGTCCCAAATTTCCCACAGTTTTATTGCATTGTTGCCAATCACCATGTCAACAATGGCAATTTCCTGCACATCTGAAAAtattctgcctctccctcctgtgGGAGGCAACCTTTTGGATCCTACTGAAAAACAAAACAAGTCAATATATGTAAAAATGTCAGTACATGTAAAAATGTGAACATACTGTTTTACGTAGTTCAATTATCATTGAAGGATGCACATCTCACCTGTTGTTTTGCCGGAAAATTCGTACTATTGATGCAACTGTTGAACGCTGCAGATTTGGTTGCACCCTTAAACCGGCCTCTCTCAAAGAGAGACCAGGGTTTACAACATAGTCAACAATTGTGGCCCTTATCTAATCAGAGACCACTGCTCTTGGTCTTCCTCTCCTTTGTCCTCCacgcattctccctctccctgccactctTCTTTCCCCACCAACCTGTCTTCCTTCATCCATGTTTCCAAACTAAACCATTCCGAAGCCGTCCTCTTTTGTCTGTTTAGTAACGAGACTAAAAACAGGACACTTGGGTAGGCTTTCAGTTGAAATTGCAATCAGCTGTGTTGGGAATGATTAAATATTCTGCTGAGATGTTCTATGTTTCAATCTGGttcctgcagaaatgcataacatttgccatcattctgttttgaatgtgttttaacagttttggaaactgtgTTAGCATTTGAAAACATGCTGCAAATATATAGTTTTGCAGGTGGTGGAGTATGAATGAATGCATTTTGTGTGAAAGCAATGAAAAATTATTCACAGTTTGGTCCACATACACTTCTGTTTTgctgactgtgtgaagagttttgacaatgcatgtcagcaATTGAAAAAAACTGTAACAGTCAAACTGGGTCAGTAGGGAAGCAGATCCGGTTAGTTAGTGTCCCGTTCTCTGACTATAGCCCTCTCCAGTCCACCCAATGGCATTGTCGATGCTAAATGAATGGGTGGCTATTCCAGTGTAATTCTTAAATCTCATATTATCAATAATAAATTGTGTTGTTTACTCATTAACAGTGCTCTTTGTGAAATAGAGAATTGACGACTGATCAGGGAAAATGTAATGTGATAACATTGCCATCTACTGGCAGACTTACAGATTTCAAATGGAGACCAGTTTTAAAGGAAAATAAATTGAAATGGAACCGAAAATGTACTGTACCATATGACATAGCTATATAACTAAATATTGTCGTTTTTAAAacatatgtattattattatttgtgcatgTCTGTTTTTAAATGTACCCCGTACTTGTACCTACATGTTCCACCACCAGCAGGAATATAAAGCCATGAACTAAACTTCTGAGTCTGTACTTTGTCTTATCCCAACACACTGTAATTGCACCCCGCTATATTTCTCTCTACACATAAATTCCACTGGAAACCATGTTCCTTGAGTAAGGCAGCAGCACAATAGGCTTGAACACCATTTAGATACATGCCCACTGCAATGCAacaaccctccctctctcaaaaCATTAGACCACGGAGGATAATTAGCTGTGAGATAGGTTTTGGCCTATGTGATAAAGGAAAGGTCTAAATAATGTCTCCAAAGTGGGTGAAAAATAGTAGACCATAACACCAAAGAGATTATGAATTTAATCTGTGCAATCGCTGATAAAATGCATACTTTCTTTCAACATATCACAAGGCCTACTGAATTACAGAGGCACATTTGTCCCTCATGCCAGTCATCTGACACCCCAGAACTATGCAATTATCAATGAACAATTATCAATTTCTACAACAAGCACTGAAATAATTATAATTGTGCCAACACTGCTTGAGTCCCTGAGAATGTATCCATTGTTTGTATTATAAGCAGGCCTAGCCCATCTAGAATATATATATGACACTAGCCTATCTAAAAGATATGTATGGCATTATACAGAATTTGAGAACAAGAACAGTCACTTGTATTGTTTCACATAATGACTGTAAGCACTTAAACTGTCTACCAACAGCGGTCTATTAGAGAAAGCTAGTTGAACAATTTATATAGTGTGATAATGGTTGCAATATATCTGCATTTGGCAAATAAATGACTGCCATCTCCacattaaaggcccaatgcagacgTTTTTATATCAACATCAAATCATTTAAGTCCCTTACTGTAATTCTTTTCCATTAAAATGATCaagaataaacaaaaatagctttatAGCAAAAACCTATTTCTCAaacaagaatttagctaggatcGTCTGGGAATGGTCTGAGTGCggtggggaaaactgaaaactagctgttattggcagacaaGTTTGAAACGCTCTTTGTTATTAGTCTATTAACTTATTTGCTGCCTTGTGATGTCACCAGTGAAGCTGAAACTCCACCCATGCAAAAACCTGATTAGATGATCCTGTGTAGATtgcattttcaaccagcaactattagGAAGTAGCCTAActgtaaccacgtttccatccaaccatttcatgTGGATCAATGACCTGATGTATGAAAAAAGTCACGACCAGGCTAATGGAAACATGAAATTCCGGTAAAATTGTATAGATGCTGACAGACAGTtagttcgttcgacatggtgggatctttctGTGTCGGTGAAATTAATTATGCGGGAAATGGCGGTGGAATGCCttgatgtgcaaatattgatataataaccatcatattgaagtacacttggagtcacgcgattatattttgtgtggtcctcccatgACAACTCAGGAAAGCTTGCAGTTTATTGGGCTAcagattgggctcccgagtggcccagcggtctaaggcactgcatctcagtgctaggggcatcactacagaccctggtttgattccagtctGAATCactgagtcccatagggcggcgcacaattggcccagcgttgtccaagggttggccggggtaggccgtcattgtaaatatgaatttgttcttaactgacttgcctagttcaataaaataaatattaaataaGTTACGATTAACTTAACAGGGTGGCGAacgtgcaaggtgatgagctttatgctcctttccaataaatatcaagggtcttattctTGTGACATGATAATCGATGCtgggctgccgtttgacaaatacaaataatatctATTTTATAATAAGAATCTCATAATGTAGGTAGCATATCTGTGAtctgttggctagagtgcatgTACCAAGACCATAGTGGACACATTTGCTATATAAcgaaacagtttttgtgacaaaaccataagtagagttgaaaatgcgatggaaacccatttaacttgtatttgtCATTCGGTACATGTGCATTTAACagcaaaagttatttttatgtgcactatgtcatcagGCACAGCCTTTTATCGGCAAAaagtcagtttgatggaaacatTTCTGATGGAAACAGTTTGAAGGAAACatttctggtgggaaaatgctcatattgttttatgcagattaaaaaaaatatttgcatgaaaatctgtctcattgtttggaaacctagctacggataaaatatgttttactgataaaatgcttttttttacagtgttagtttcattagCAGTTGTACAATAGGATCGAAAATATAAGAAAACATACATttgagtgcactgggcctttttaAAATAAACCTACAAATCCATCAGACAGACATTGCCTTTCAGTACACAAATATCGATCCTGGGTCATCTCGCTTGTTGTTCATGTAAAATATGCGCCTGCACAAAAAAATGTCGCCTAGACTCCAGACTCCGCGCGCATGAACATTTTATTCCAAATATATTAGCAAATAAAATATCTGTGGACTGTAAATGCTATATTATTTTCCTAAAACAAATCACCatatatattgtttttatatAATTTTCTTTTATGCATTTGTACTTTTACAATAATATACAATCAGGCAATGTGAAGATAGTCTACATTTGTGCGTCACCTACGCTCGACGTGCGTTTGCATTGAGGGGTCCCTTATGTACATGGTTTGGAAAAAAGGAGAGAAAAACATTGTGATTAGTTCAAATAATTAGGAAAATAGCGATACAAATTTGAAACTACCGCACGTTTTGCACATAAAGGTAACGTTAAGTGTTTTTGTGCTGATATATTCTCCAGAACAAGGTATCTACTTTATTGTAGAAAAGCGAAACATCCACCACAACGCAGCATGGACGTTGGTTAGGGATGTCATTCATTCCCTATGTAACCGctatggctaactagctagcgatcccaccaaaacatagctaactagctaagaaATTATTGTAACTACTAGATATCTGTATTACAAAGTTGCACATTTTAGGCATTTTTAAAGTGAACCATTGTTTTTGAGGTGTGAGTTTGATGGGTTTCTTTTTCATTCTTTTCTCAACTTACCCGCCAGTGCATGTAgtatctagctaacattaacgTGTAGGTGTGTGCGTATGTACCTGAAACGTTATACATGAACATCTGAACCAATAACACAGCGAACTAATTGCAGAGTTAAAGTAGACCACATTCATTGGTTTGTAGCAGGTACTCTTTGCAGAAGGATAAatcatgt is a genomic window containing:
- the LOC106607258 gene encoding probable phosphatase phospho1 isoform X1, translated to MNCFGSPPGEDVPPRSRRSANNMAANSATPPSDRRFLIFFDFDETIVNESSDDVVVQAAPGQNLPAWLKDTYRPGHYNEYMQRVLAYMAEKGVTESAIRSVIEKIPASPGMQALFQFLRNRPPQDFEVVLVSDANTFFIESWLRRVGARQLFVKIFTNPATFDKDGRLVLRPFHSHSCLRCPENMCKQVILRDYVMRRTQERGRPFQRVFYVGDGANDFCPSLILGPRDTAFARRDYPMHRLITEIHEARPGEFKAVTVPWASGDDVVERLRKHAEEK
- the LOC106607258 gene encoding probable phosphatase phospho1 isoform X2, with the protein product MAANSATPPSDRRFLIFFDFDETIVNESSDDVVVQAAPGQNLPAWLKDTYRPGHYNEYMQRVLAYMAEKGVTESAIRSVIEKIPASPGMQALFQFLRNRPPQDFEVVLVSDANTFFIESWLRRVGARQLFVKIFTNPATFDKDGRLVLRPFHSHSCLRCPENMCKQVILRDYVMRRTQERGRPFQRVFYVGDGANDFCPSLILGPRDTAFARRDYPMHRLITEIHEARPGEFKAVTVPWASGDDVVERLRKHAEEK